The proteins below come from a single Polynucleobacter sp. MWH-UH23A genomic window:
- a CDS encoding FAD-linked oxidase C-terminal domain-containing protein codes for MNKPLHKELLMDTALLAKRLRQETSGEVMTDSASRGRYATDASIYQAMPIAVFIPKTAEDIASAIQIAAEMKVPVLPRGGGTSQCGQTTGASLVIDNTKYFRNVLNLNIDKGYVEIEPGIVLDHLNASLKQYGLWYPVDVSTAAQATIGGMAGNNSCGSRSIAYGNMVHNVLGIDAWLADGQVAQFGNYANSSGAAKQLGDFVKGLAHTLQPEIETHFPKVLRRVAGYNLDIFHPQSELPYTQDGSVNLAHLLVGSEGTLAYFKSLKLKLAPLPKHKVLGIVNFASFYKAMDSAQHIVKLGPTAVELVDRTMIDLARSNPSFKKTIETALIDPAAPTPEAILLVEFSGEAHAPLLEKLKALQELMGDLGLPGSVVAMPDASLQKNLWEVRKAGLNIMMSLKGDGKPVSFIEDCAVPLESLAEYTQTLTDVFSKYGSRGTWYAHASVGTLHVRPILDMRRDGAQKMRAIAEEASALVRKYKGAYSGEHGDGLCRGEWIYWQFGPKITEALAQIKQAFDPKGLFNPGKIVDPPKMDDASNFRFPPSYRVIPLQPALDWSAWNVQNNPVTEETTAPGTGGDPAQGLAKAVEMCNNNGHCRKFDAEVMCPSYRVTRDEKHLTRGRANTLRLALSNQLDLQDESSPLGSDAIKEVMELCVSCKACRRECPTGVDMAKMKIEFLSAYKKRVGHSLRDLAVAYLPKYASTISSIPLLPSLLNLRNRITPIAKLQEWVMGISAQRSLPIWKSNHFWKQKTAHAYQYTPAQLASQSNGGKGVVLLADTFNTYFEDENLQAAIKVLEAGGYRVHIPCKSKNNPTTQNTCSKEFCCGRTYLAAGMVDQAKATLGELVDHLAPYAEQNIPIIGLEPSCLFTLKDEALVMGLGELAVNVSKQAQLLEEFLANEAKAGNLKLNLKAAKQEVLFHGHCHQKSFAAVTPALELLKLIPNAQPKLIESSCCGMAGSFGYEAEHIEVSKQMAEASLLPNIRKSPDSWVVADGTSCRHQIADGTNREAVHIAKILAAHLQ; via the coding sequence ATGAATAAACCCCTCCATAAAGAACTCCTGATGGATACTGCTCTGTTGGCTAAGCGCTTGCGCCAGGAGACCTCTGGCGAAGTCATGACCGATAGCGCAAGTCGTGGTCGTTATGCGACCGATGCGTCTATATATCAAGCCATGCCAATTGCGGTTTTCATACCAAAGACCGCAGAAGATATCGCTAGCGCAATACAAATTGCAGCAGAAATGAAAGTACCCGTGCTGCCTCGCGGTGGTGGTACTAGTCAATGTGGCCAAACTACTGGCGCTTCATTGGTGATTGATAACACCAAGTACTTTCGCAATGTTCTCAATCTTAATATTGATAAAGGCTATGTAGAAATAGAGCCTGGCATAGTGCTTGACCATTTAAATGCTTCACTGAAGCAATATGGTCTTTGGTATCCAGTGGATGTCTCTACTGCTGCGCAAGCAACTATTGGGGGTATGGCTGGCAATAACTCTTGCGGCAGTCGTTCAATTGCCTACGGCAATATGGTGCATAACGTATTAGGTATTGATGCTTGGTTAGCAGATGGTCAAGTTGCGCAATTTGGCAACTATGCCAATAGTTCTGGTGCAGCTAAGCAACTGGGTGATTTTGTCAAAGGTCTTGCCCATACTCTACAACCTGAAATCGAGACCCACTTCCCTAAAGTACTCAGACGAGTTGCTGGTTACAACCTCGATATCTTCCACCCACAAAGTGAACTTCCCTACACTCAAGATGGCAGCGTCAATCTCGCACATCTCTTAGTGGGTAGCGAAGGTACATTAGCGTATTTCAAATCCTTAAAGCTCAAGCTAGCGCCATTACCAAAGCACAAAGTGCTTGGCATCGTGAACTTTGCCAGCTTTTATAAAGCGATGGATAGTGCCCAGCATATCGTCAAACTCGGACCAACTGCAGTTGAGCTTGTCGATCGCACGATGATTGATTTGGCACGCAGCAATCCTAGCTTTAAGAAGACGATTGAGACTGCACTCATTGATCCTGCTGCGCCAACTCCTGAAGCCATTCTCTTGGTAGAGTTTTCTGGCGAAGCCCACGCCCCCTTACTTGAGAAACTCAAAGCCCTTCAAGAGCTCATGGGTGACTTAGGTTTGCCTGGCTCTGTTGTTGCCATGCCAGATGCCAGTTTGCAAAAAAATCTCTGGGAAGTACGTAAGGCTGGTCTCAACATCATGATGAGTCTGAAAGGTGACGGCAAACCCGTGAGCTTTATTGAAGACTGCGCCGTTCCCCTAGAGAGCTTAGCTGAATATACCCAGACTTTAACAGATGTCTTCTCTAAATATGGATCGCGCGGCACTTGGTATGCCCATGCATCTGTTGGCACGCTACATGTGCGCCCTATTTTGGATATGCGTCGTGATGGCGCACAGAAGATGCGCGCGATTGCGGAAGAAGCTTCAGCCTTGGTGCGCAAATATAAAGGTGCATACAGCGGTGAGCATGGTGATGGACTCTGTCGTGGTGAATGGATCTATTGGCAATTTGGACCGAAGATTACCGAAGCACTTGCGCAAATCAAACAGGCTTTCGATCCAAAGGGATTATTTAATCCCGGCAAGATCGTTGATCCACCTAAGATGGATGATGCAAGCAACTTCCGCTTTCCACCAAGTTATAGGGTTATTCCGTTGCAGCCCGCTTTAGATTGGTCTGCCTGGAATGTTCAAAATAATCCCGTCACAGAAGAAACCACCGCACCCGGTACGGGTGGCGACCCTGCGCAAGGTTTAGCCAAAGCAGTTGAGATGTGCAATAACAATGGCCATTGCCGCAAGTTCGATGCAGAGGTGATGTGCCCTAGTTATCGCGTGACTCGTGATGAGAAACACCTGACACGAGGAAGAGCTAATACCTTACGTTTAGCGCTATCCAATCAACTCGATCTGCAAGATGAGAGCTCACCTTTAGGCAGTGACGCTATTAAAGAGGTCATGGAGCTTTGCGTTAGTTGTAAAGCCTGTCGCCGTGAATGCCCTACTGGGGTTGATATGGCGAAGATGAAAATTGAGTTCTTGTCAGCCTACAAAAAACGGGTAGGTCACTCATTGCGTGATTTAGCTGTGGCTTATCTACCCAAATATGCATCCACAATTAGCAGCATTCCTTTGCTGCCATCATTACTCAACCTGCGCAATCGCATTACGCCTATCGCTAAGCTACAAGAATGGGTAATGGGCATCTCCGCACAGCGCAGTTTGCCTATATGGAAGAGCAATCATTTTTGGAAACAGAAGACTGCACATGCTTACCAATACACCCCAGCGCAATTAGCTAGCCAGAGTAATGGAGGTAAAGGGGTTGTATTGCTAGCAGACACCTTTAATACCTACTTTGAGGATGAAAATCTTCAGGCAGCCATCAAAGTTCTGGAGGCGGGTGGCTACAGAGTACATATTCCCTGTAAAAGTAAAAACAACCCAACAACTCAAAACACTTGTTCTAAAGAATTTTGCTGTGGCAGAACGTATTTAGCTGCAGGCATGGTTGATCAAGCAAAAGCGACATTGGGCGAGTTAGTTGATCACTTGGCACCCTACGCAGAGCAAAACATTCCGATTATTGGCCTAGAGCCCTCTTGTCTTTTCACCTTAAAAGATGAAGCACTCGTCATGGGTCTTGGTGAGTTAGCGGTAAATGTATCTAAACAAGCGCAACTACTAGAAGAATTTTTAGCAAATGAGGCCAAAGCCGGAAATCTCAAACTAAACCTAAAAGCAGCAAAGCAAGAAGTACTCTTTCATGGGCACTGTCATCAAAAGTCGTTTGCAGCAGTGACGCCCGCATTGGAATTACTCAAACTCATTCCTAATGCGCAGCCCAAACTGATTGAATCATCATGTTGCGGTATGGCAGGCAGCTTTGGTTATGAAGCCGAACATATTGAGGTATCTAAGCAAATGGCTGAAGCTAGCTTATTGCCTAATATTCGTAAATCACCAGATAGCTGGGTGGTTGCCGACGGCACCAGTTGTCGCCATCAGATTGCAGATGGCACCAATAGAGAAGCAGTGCATATCGCCAAAATATTGGCAGCACATCTGCAGTAA
- the gluQRS gene encoding tRNA glutamyl-Q(34) synthetase GluQRS: MSKLKNPPSPADGYRGRFAPSPTGPLHAGSLVAALGSWLDARANGGQWLLRIEDIDTPRCVPGADLQIQAQLHACGLFWDEEASYQSRRQEHYQAAFRRLNTLGCLYSCSCSRQMIANTLAAAGVHTPRNQEMVYPRTCRPSQMKPNSDEFLGETKKAWRIALPENCQIQFEDLSLGIQGQDLCQEVGDFVLRRNDGLFTYQLAVVVDDAQQGITHIVRGQDLLNNTARQIYLQNQLGYPTPSYRHLPLALDANGEKLSKQTLASSINTESDQSVLAELRKAGEHLGLRDLPDGGTTIAEWLLAATKAWRDVTANTQPKD; this comes from the coding sequence GTGTCCAAGCTCAAAAACCCCCCATCCCCAGCCGACGGCTATCGCGGGCGATTTGCCCCATCGCCGACAGGGCCACTCCACGCTGGATCCTTAGTTGCGGCTTTAGGAAGTTGGTTAGATGCCCGTGCAAATGGGGGTCAATGGCTCCTCAGAATCGAAGACATCGACACTCCAAGATGCGTTCCAGGCGCTGACTTGCAAATACAAGCCCAATTGCATGCCTGTGGTCTTTTTTGGGATGAGGAAGCAAGTTATCAATCTAGACGACAAGAACACTATCAAGCGGCTTTTAGACGCCTTAATACATTAGGCTGCCTTTATTCATGCTCCTGCTCAAGGCAAATGATTGCAAATACCTTAGCAGCGGCAGGTGTTCATACACCACGCAATCAAGAAATGGTTTATCCAAGAACCTGTAGACCATCTCAGATGAAACCCAATTCAGATGAATTTTTAGGCGAAACCAAAAAAGCATGGCGCATCGCCCTTCCTGAAAATTGCCAGATTCAGTTTGAAGATCTTTCCCTCGGCATACAAGGCCAAGACCTCTGTCAGGAAGTGGGTGATTTTGTTTTGCGCAGAAACGATGGATTATTTACCTATCAACTTGCCGTAGTTGTTGATGATGCGCAGCAAGGCATTACCCATATTGTTCGTGGCCAAGACTTACTAAACAACACCGCTAGGCAGATTTATTTACAAAATCAATTAGGCTACCCAACCCCAAGCTATCGCCACCTTCCATTGGCGCTAGATGCAAATGGTGAAAAGCTCAGTAAACAAACGCTAGCCAGTTCAATCAATACTGAAAGCGATCAAAGTGTCCTTGCCGAACTTCGCAAAGCCGGAGAACACCTTGGCTTGCGCGACTTGCCTGATGGGGGTACCACTATTGCAGAGTGGTTGTTAGCGGCTACAAAAGCTTGGAGGGATGTAACAGCGAACACGCAGCCTAAAGACTAG
- a CDS encoding GntR family transcriptional regulator produces MANDTLNSQNLHEATFQKLRSLLVEGKIAPGSKLNERELAESLNVSRTPIREAIRRLAADGLVELIANRGAIAVQLSLEDVIHTFDVIADLEGFSGELAANNISDATLSELEALQYEMMASYARRDLSSYYQLNLRIHHLINQAANNPVLSRLFTQVNARIEALRFRSNQDGVKWEKAVEEHQEMLDALKARDSKRMRKIMMQHVHNKRDVVVQLLKSEMHTEASESIEAIKS; encoded by the coding sequence ATGGCAAACGACACGCTAAATTCCCAGAATCTTCACGAAGCCACCTTCCAGAAGCTCCGCTCTTTATTAGTGGAAGGCAAGATCGCGCCCGGCAGCAAACTCAATGAACGGGAATTGGCTGAAAGTCTGAATGTTTCTCGGACACCGATTCGGGAAGCAATTCGTCGCCTAGCAGCAGATGGTTTAGTGGAGCTCATTGCCAATCGTGGCGCCATTGCTGTGCAACTCTCTCTTGAAGACGTTATTCATACCTTTGATGTCATTGCCGATCTTGAAGGATTCTCTGGAGAATTGGCAGCCAACAATATTAGTGATGCCACCCTCTCTGAATTAGAAGCCCTCCAATATGAAATGATGGCTTCCTATGCTCGTAGAGATTTATCAAGCTACTACCAGCTCAATCTGCGCATTCATCATCTGATCAATCAAGCGGCGAATAATCCAGTCCTCTCTCGCTTATTTACCCAAGTCAATGCCCGCATTGAGGCTTTACGTTTTCGCTCAAATCAAGATGGAGTGAAGTGGGAGAAAGCCGTTGAAGAGCATCAAGAGATGTTAGATGCACTCAAGGCTAGAGATAGTAAGCGTATGCGTAAGATCATGATGCAACACGTTCACAACAAGCGCGACGTTGTTGTGCAATTACTCAAATCAGAAATGCATACAGAGGCAAGCGAGTCAATCGAGGCAATCAAATCATGA
- a CDS encoding aminotransferase class V-fold PLP-dependent enzyme: MLKLDNHASGRHFLHIPGPSPVPSRVLRSISYQTIDHRGPEFGAFGLQVLEGIKKIFKTEQPVIIYSASGTGSWEGALVNVLNPGDKVLFYETGQFANLWRALAKRLGLDVEVVGKPGQDTWRWGVDASVIEERLRKDTQHEIKAVCVVHNETSTGVTSNIAAVRKAIDSAKHPALLLVDSVSGLGSADYEHDKWGADVTVSGSQKGLMLPPGIGFNALSPKAIEASKRNTFPKSYWAWDEILESNKNGYWPTTPSTNLMYGLHEAMDMMMAEGLDNIFARHQRLAAACRAAVNAWGLEIQCQDKDCYSPVLTCIAVPEGMDADVLRKHALEKFNLSLGTGLGKIKGKAFRIGHLGDCNELSLMAALSGVEMSLGAMGYKPKASGVVAAQEFLK, translated from the coding sequence ATGTTGAAACTTGATAACCATGCATCAGGGCGCCATTTTTTACATATTCCTGGGCCAAGCCCTGTTCCATCCCGTGTACTGCGTTCCATTAGCTACCAAACCATCGACCATCGTGGCCCTGAATTTGGCGCATTTGGTTTGCAGGTGCTAGAAGGCATCAAGAAAATTTTTAAAACTGAGCAACCCGTCATTATTTATTCCGCATCCGGAACTGGTTCATGGGAAGGTGCTTTAGTAAACGTTCTTAATCCTGGTGACAAGGTTCTTTTCTACGAGACTGGCCAATTTGCAAACCTATGGCGTGCATTAGCAAAACGTCTCGGCTTAGATGTTGAGGTAGTTGGTAAGCCAGGGCAAGATACTTGGCGTTGGGGTGTTGATGCTTCAGTGATCGAAGAGCGTTTACGTAAAGATACGCAACACGAGATTAAGGCCGTTTGCGTAGTACATAACGAAACCTCTACTGGTGTTACTTCTAATATTGCTGCTGTTCGCAAAGCGATTGATTCCGCTAAGCATCCTGCTCTATTGTTAGTGGATAGCGTGTCTGGCTTGGGTTCAGCAGATTATGAGCACGACAAGTGGGGCGCTGATGTGACGGTATCTGGATCTCAGAAGGGTTTGATGTTGCCGCCTGGCATTGGCTTTAACGCATTATCACCAAAGGCAATTGAGGCAAGTAAGCGCAACACTTTTCCAAAGTCCTATTGGGCTTGGGATGAAATTCTAGAGTCCAATAAAAATGGTTATTGGCCAACTACTCCAAGCACCAATTTGATGTATGGCTTACATGAAGCCATGGACATGATGATGGCTGAAGGCTTAGATAATATCTTTGCACGTCATCAACGCTTAGCTGCTGCATGTCGTGCAGCGGTAAATGCTTGGGGACTAGAAATTCAGTGTCAAGATAAAGATTGTTATTCACCTGTATTAACTTGTATTGCTGTACCTGAAGGCATGGATGCGGATGTCTTACGTAAACATGCGCTTGAGAAATTCAATCTCTCTTTGGGTACCGGTCTTGGCAAGATTAAAGGCAAAGCATTCCGTATTGGACACTTGGGTGATTGCAATGAGTTGAGCTTAATGGCCGCATTGAGTGGTGTGGAAATGAGCTTGGGCGCAATGGGCTACAAACCTAAGGCTAGTGGCGTAGTTGCTGCCCAGGAGTTCCTGAAGTAA
- a CDS encoding heme-binding protein, producing the protein MATKPYLTQADVQKILDAANKHAAANNWAVTIAVCDDGGHMLGLIRRDGCAPVSAYIAQEKARTAAMGKRESRVYEEIINNGRTSFLSAPHIAGMLEGGVNIEVNGFTIGAVGVSGVKSSEDAETAKAGIAAIL; encoded by the coding sequence TTGGCAACTAAACCTTACCTCACACAAGCAGATGTTCAAAAAATCTTGGACGCTGCGAATAAGCATGCAGCTGCGAATAACTGGGCAGTGACAATTGCGGTTTGTGATGATGGTGGCCATATGTTGGGCTTAATTCGTCGAGATGGATGTGCTCCTGTTTCTGCATATATTGCGCAAGAAAAAGCGCGTACAGCCGCAATGGGTAAGCGCGAAAGCCGTGTTTACGAAGAAATCATTAACAATGGTCGTACTTCCTTCTTATCTGCACCGCATATTGCTGGCATGTTAGAGGGTGGGGTCAATATCGAGGTAAATGGGTTTACCATCGGCGCAGTCGGCGTTTCCGGCGTTAAATCGTCCGAAGATGCTGAGACTGCTAAGGCGGGCATCGCGGCCATTCTGTAA
- a CDS encoding DEAD/DEAH box helicase: MTNTTTDINSSTGSGAATAASPTATITFADFGLDPLIQKAVAEQGYNNPTPIQAQSIPHVLAGSDLMGAAQTGTGKTAAFVLPIIQKILRHASNSASPARHPIRALVLTPTRELAVQVADNAASYSKHTDLRTAVVYGGVDMKDQVQVLRNGVEILIATPGRLLDHIGSKVANLSQVELLVLDEADRMLDMGFLPDLQRIINLIPAQRQTLLFSATFSPEIKKLAQSYLRSPVTVEVARQNAAADTVKQVVHLVSSMDKQRAIVKVLENRTRQGLSRQCIIFTNSRLGCAKLARALERDGIKAGAIHGDKSQGERTLTLEAFKSGAIEALVATDVAARGLDIPDMPCVINHELPFNAEDFIHRIGRTGRAGSKGDAIALVDDSEKRLLDDIEKLMKRKLEVAPLPDVKSTPGQITDPFFYKPYEPGGAPKSANVDSVQAAQLPEAKRAGITPAKPAVGALLGGFKKK; encoded by the coding sequence TTGACAAATACTACTACTGATATCAATTCATCAACAGGGTCTGGCGCAGCAACTGCTGCCAGCCCTACAGCAACAATCACTTTTGCTGATTTTGGTTTAGATCCGCTGATTCAAAAAGCGGTAGCCGAACAGGGTTATAACAACCCAACACCGATTCAAGCGCAATCAATTCCCCACGTACTAGCGGGAAGTGATTTGATGGGCGCAGCTCAGACGGGAACGGGTAAGACAGCCGCCTTTGTATTGCCGATTATTCAAAAGATTTTGCGTCATGCGAGCAATAGTGCATCACCAGCACGTCACCCCATTCGCGCATTAGTGCTAACACCAACACGTGAGTTGGCTGTTCAGGTGGCAGATAACGCTGCAAGTTATTCCAAACATACGGATTTACGCACTGCCGTGGTCTATGGCGGCGTGGATATGAAAGATCAAGTGCAAGTCTTGCGTAATGGCGTAGAAATTTTGATCGCTACGCCAGGTCGCTTGCTAGATCACATCGGCTCCAAGGTGGCGAATTTGTCACAGGTAGAGTTATTGGTGCTAGATGAAGCAGATCGCATGCTCGACATGGGCTTCTTGCCTGACTTGCAGCGCATCATTAATTTGATTCCGGCGCAACGCCAAACTTTATTGTTTTCTGCAACCTTCTCACCAGAGATTAAGAAGTTGGCGCAAAGCTATTTGCGTTCACCCGTAACAGTAGAAGTGGCAAGACAAAACGCCGCAGCAGATACGGTGAAGCAGGTAGTACATTTAGTGTCTTCAATGGATAAGCAGCGTGCGATTGTGAAGGTTTTGGAGAATCGCACACGACAAGGCTTATCGCGTCAATGCATCATCTTTACTAATAGCCGTCTAGGTTGCGCTAAATTAGCACGTGCCCTAGAGCGTGATGGCATCAAGGCTGGCGCGATTCATGGTGATAAGAGTCAGGGTGAACGCACCTTAACTCTAGAGGCGTTTAAGTCGGGCGCAATTGAAGCTCTGGTAGCAACAGACGTTGCAGCACGTGGCTTGGATATTCCAGATATGCCATGCGTGATTAATCATGAGCTGCCATTTAATGCTGAAGATTTTATTCATCGCATTGGTCGTACCGGTCGTGCTGGCAGTAAAGGTGATGCCATTGCTTTAGTGGATGACAGCGAGAAGCGTTTACTCGATGACATCGAGAAATTAATGAAACGCAAACTGGAAGTAGCGCCACTGCCTGATGTGAAATCCACCCCGGGCCAAATCACCGACCCATTCTTCTACAAGCCTTATGAACCCGGCGGTGCACCAAAATCTGCGAATGTAGATTCAGTACAAGCAGCTCAGTTGCCCGAAGCCAAAAGAGCAGGCATCACTCCTGCCAAGCCTGCGGTAGGCGCCTTGCTTGGCGGCTTTAAGAAAAAGTAA